A genomic stretch from Flavobacterium humidisoli includes:
- a CDS encoding ABC transporter permease: protein MNLEYFIAKRLITAKDYKSSISAPIIKIAISAIAIGIIMMMVSVATGMGLQKKIRDKVSAFNGQIIISNYDNNNSEVTTVPISKEQDFYPNFKSVPEVSHIQAVASKAGIIRTENAFEGIVFKGVGADYDWNNIKEYIVEGRLPDFAKALNEDVIISRFLADRLNLKIGDQFNTFFIKEEQGKLPNSRRFKIVGIFNSGFQDFDATYIIGDIRHIQRINKWSENQVGAFEIFVKDFNEIKSTGNKIYEITSSNLDTETIVEKYSYIFDWLKLFDFNIVIILGVMILVATINMVVALLVLILERTQMIGILKSMGANNWSVRKIFLYNAFYLILRGLFWGNLIGISILLIQQQFGIIKLNPENYYVNQAPVYLNWIYILLLNLLTVGVCFLVLLIPSYIITKISPVKAIRFD from the coding sequence TTGAATTTAGAATATTTCATAGCCAAAAGACTTATTACTGCAAAAGATTACAAAAGCAGTATTTCGGCGCCGATTATAAAAATTGCAATTTCTGCAATTGCAATCGGAATAATCATGATGATGGTTTCTGTTGCGACAGGAATGGGCTTGCAAAAAAAAATACGCGATAAAGTTTCTGCTTTTAATGGCCAAATTATAATTTCTAATTATGACAATAACAATTCAGAAGTTACAACAGTTCCAATTTCAAAAGAACAAGATTTTTATCCTAATTTTAAATCGGTTCCAGAAGTAAGCCATATCCAAGCAGTGGCCAGTAAAGCCGGAATTATTAGAACAGAAAATGCTTTTGAAGGAATTGTTTTTAAAGGAGTAGGAGCAGATTACGATTGGAATAATATTAAAGAATATATTGTCGAGGGAAGACTTCCAGATTTTGCGAAAGCATTGAATGAAGATGTTATTATTTCAAGATTTCTTGCAGATCGTTTAAATTTAAAAATTGGTGACCAGTTCAATACTTTTTTTATAAAGGAAGAGCAAGGTAAACTTCCAAATAGTCGTAGATTTAAGATTGTCGGAATATTTAATTCCGGATTCCAAGATTTTGATGCAACATATATTATTGGAGATATCCGTCATATTCAAAGAATCAATAAGTGGAGTGAGAACCAAGTTGGAGCATTTGAGATTTTTGTAAAGGATTTTAATGAAATTAAATCCACGGGAAATAAAATTTACGAAATAACCTCGTCTAATCTAGATACAGAAACCATTGTTGAAAAATACAGTTATATTTTTGACTGGCTTAAACTCTTTGATTTTAATATTGTAATCATTTTAGGGGTTATGATTCTCGTGGCAACAATTAATATGGTTGTGGCATTGCTGGTTCTCATTTTAGAAAGAACTCAAATGATTGGAATTTTAAAATCTATGGGCGCAAATAACTGGTCAGTACGTAAAATATTTTTATATAATGCGTTTTATCTAATTCTACGTGGACTATTCTGGGGAAATTTGATCGGAATTTCAATTCTGTTAATACAGCAGCAATTCGGCATAATTAAGCTCAATCCTGAAAACTATTATGTAAATCAAGCGCCAGTTTATCTAAATTGGATTTATATACTATTGTTAAACCTGCTTACGGTTGGTGTTTGTTTCTTGGTGTTATTAATACCGTCTTATATAATAACAAAAATATCGCCTGTAAAAGCAATCCGTTTCGACTAA